The genome window CACTACTGTTGGACGGCTATTATTCAACAGCGTTTTGCCGTCAAATTATCGGTTTATAAATAGCTCCGTAGAGAGAAAGATAATGTCGAGAATTGTCAATGACATTATCGAAAATTACGAAACCGAAGAAGTTTCCAATATCTTAGACAAGATCAAAAACCTTGGATTCAAGTACGCTACCATATCCGGCACAACCTGGGGAATTGATGACGTAACTGAACCTGAAGGTAAGAATGAGTTTATTAAAGCGTCACAAGCAAAAGCGAGCAATATCTACGATCAGTTCAACGAGGGTCTGCTTTCAGATGAGGAAAGACACCGTAAAGTTACCGAGATTTGGTATGATCTTCGAGCACAAATTGAAAAGATCGTTCCAAAGTCGATCAGCACGACCGACTCTGTACACGACATGATGAACTCAGGAGCTCGTGGTTCTATCTCGCAAATTACCAACATTGTAGGACTTAAGGGCCTGATCGCCGGTACTTCCGGACAGACCATTGAATTTCCGGTTCTTTCTTCTTCAAAAGAAGGATTGACTCCTACAGAATACTTTATTACTACCCACGGCTCGCGAAAGGGAATGTCAGACACGGCTCTTAACACAGCCAAAGCCGGATATCTTACCCGACGCTTATTCGTAGTAGCTCAAGATGTAGTTATAAAAGAAGAAGAATGCGGTACCAAGAAAGGAGTAACCATTCGCCACGAAGCAGATGAACTGGGAACTCCAATTTCGAAATTGATCAAGGGCCGCTTCCTAGCAGAAACAGTAAAAGACCCGAAAGGAAACGTTCTTTACAAAAGAAATGACTTCTTGAACAGTCAAGACGCGAAAAAGGTTGAAGAAGCGGGAGTAACTGAAGTTTCCGTAAGGTCTCCTATGTCGTGTGAGAGCAACCGAGGAGTTTGCCAGAAATGCTATGGTCTAGATCTCGGTAAAAATGAGGTTATCGAGGTAGGTGAAGCGATTGGAACAGTTGCAGCACAAGCTATCGGTGAACCGGGAACACAGCTCACCATGCGTACCTTCCACAAAGGTGGAACAGCTTCAGCTGGCGGAGACATCACACAAGGTCTCCCGCGAGTTGAAGAAATATTCGAGAGACGCAATCCAAAGAACCCGGCTGTAATTGCCAAAGTTGACGGAGTTATCTCAGAAGTAGTAGATACCGGAAAAGAAAAATTCATAAAGATACTTCCCGAGATCGAAGATAAAAAGAAAAACAAGAAGAAAACCGAGACTGAATATACAGTGCATTATCTGCGAACCATTGTTGTCAGAGAAGGCGACAAGGTCAAAAAGGGAGACATATTGACGGATGGATCGGTAAACTTACAAGAATATTACAAGTACGCTGGCGTTGAGAAAGTACAGGATTACATAATCAATGAAATTTCACGAATATACGAACTGCAAGCCGCTTCTATATCGAGAAAACACATTGAGGTAATTATCAGACAAATGTTCTCTAGAATTAAGATCACAGACCCCGGTACCACTCACTTAACTATTGGCGACATAGTAGAACAAAGCGAGTTAGAGAAAATAAACGACGAAGCCCTGAGCAAAGATGGAGAAAAAGCCTCAGGAACACCGTTGATCCTTGGTATTACAGAAGTTTCGTTGACTCGAGAAAGCTTCCTTTCAGCTGCCTCATTCCAAAATACTACTCGCGTCTTGATAAACGCCGCGATACAAGGCAAGGAAGATCATCTAAACGGTTTGATGGAGAACGTCATTATCGGTAAGTTGATACCTGCCGGTACCGGCTACGAGGGATCACCTAAGAGCAAAGCCGCCTTGGAGTATTCACGAAAAGAGGAGACAGAGTCTGAAAACGCCGAAGTTGCCGAACGCAAAACAGAGGAAGTAAAATAAAATCTAATGAACTCACCAGTTGAAGAAATTAAAAATCGACTGAGCGTTGAGGAAGTTATTGGATCATATATAGAATTAAAATCTCACGGCAAAACACTGAAAGCACTGTGTCCTTTCCATCAAGAAAAAACTCCTTCGTTCGTGGTTTCTCCGGAACGACAGTCTTTCTACTGCTTTGGGTGCAACAGAGGAGGCGACATATTCACGTTCGTAGAAGAATTTGAAGGAGTTGATTTCAAAGGAGCGTTAAAAATACTTTCAGAAAAAGCTGGGATCGACGTAAAACTATACGCCAACGATCCCGAAGCAAAGGAAAGGATCGAAATTCTACACGAAATTTTGGACGAAGCTTCTAAAGCCTATCGTGATTCATATCTTTCAAGCGAAATCGCTCAGGAATATATTCAAAACAGAGGAATAACGGCTAAAATCTCTGAGTCCTTTAACATTGGCTTCGCGCCGGATTCTTGGAGCTTTATACACGACAAGTTGATCAAAAAAGGATTTAAAGCAAAAGACTTGGAGGCCGCCGGGTTATTGATCGAGAAGAAAAATGGTGGTTATTACGACAGATTTCGTAATCGAGTAATGTTCCCGATAAACGACTCTAGCGGCAGAGTGGTCGGCTTCTCGGGAAGAACACTCTCAGGCGATGAGAAAACTGCCAAATACATCAACACGCCGGAAACGGAAGTATTCAAGAAACGAGATATTCTTTTCGGCATAGATAAAGCAAAGCTCTCGATCCGCAAACTTGGGTTCGCAATATTGGTAGAGGGCCAGATGGACTTGGTGCTTTCACACCAAGTAGGGTTTCGAAATACAGTAGCTACCTCCGGTACTGCGCTGAGAGGACAAGAAGAAGGCAAGGCGGGCGTTTCCAACTTAGAGTTAGTCAAAAGGATCTCCAAAAATCTCGTCATAGCATTTGATTCTGATAAAGCAGGGAAAGAAGCTGCCGTAAAAAATGCAACTCTAGCTCTATCGCTTGGCATGGATGTAAAGATAGCCGAACTTCCCGATGACAAAGATCCGGCGGATATGATCCTTGACGACAAAGAAAAATGGAAAGCAATTATAAAAAATTCAAAAGACCTTATTCAGTTTCAGATAGATGAAATAAACCAAAAAGCCAAATCAAAAAAGGATATACTTAAAAGGATCAGAGATGAAGTGTTTTCCACAATTGCAGTGGTGCCAAGTTCAATCGAGAAAGA of Candidatus Campbellbacteria bacterium contains these proteins:
- the rpoC gene encoding DNA-directed RNA polymerase subunit beta', with the protein product MNNTKFKPTSTEHFDSILIRMASPERILDWSHGEVQKPETINYRTQRSERGGLFDEKIFGPEKDYECYCGKYRGIRYKGIVCEKCGVEITRSVVRRERMGHIDLACPVSHVWYLKSIPSRMALLLGITSSDLEKVVYFAGHIITEVDENQRKQILKDIDSEYKTKLKALQDEKSKEKLKDISQKAKKEVESIQRGIVLDDSEFHAYSVKYGNLFEANIGAEAIYEIFTKLDIEQLENELEERYENASVAEKTKLQKRLSLVKGLRRANLRPEWMFLNRIPVIPPQLRPMVALDGGRHATSDINDLYRRVINRNNRLKKLMEIGAPDVILRNEKRILQEAVDALVDNTIRRGTGYTALNQAQRRPLKSLSSNLKGKQGILRSNLLGKRVDYSARSVIVIGPTLALDQCGLPKHMALELFRPFVISELLKRELAYNIRGAGRLIDDGVEEVWAILEEVIKDKYVLLNRAPTLHRLGVQAFRPILIEGNAIQVHPMVCSAFNADFDGDQMAVHLPLSEEAQYEAREIMASNKNLLKPGDGAPHVTADKDIILGCFWMTQEIEGSKGEGKIFSSPNDAINAYDYGLIDFRAKVTVLGTDSEKYADFEGKPFDTTVGRLLFNSVLPSNYRFINSSVERKIMSRIVNDIIENYETEEVSNILDKIKNLGFKYATISGTTWGIDDVTEPEGKNEFIKASQAKASNIYDQFNEGLLSDEERHRKVTEIWYDLRAQIEKIVPKSISTTDSVHDMMNSGARGSISQITNIVGLKGLIAGTSGQTIEFPVLSSSKEGLTPTEYFITTHGSRKGMSDTALNTAKAGYLTRRLFVVAQDVVIKEEECGTKKGVTIRHEADELGTPISKLIKGRFLAETVKDPKGNVLYKRNDFLNSQDAKKVEEAGVTEVSVRSPMSCESNRGVCQKCYGLDLGKNEVIEVGEAIGTVAAQAIGEPGTQLTMRTFHKGGTASAGGDITQGLPRVEEIFERRNPKNPAVIAKVDGVISEVVDTGKEKFIKILPEIEDKKKNKKKTETEYTVHYLRTIVVREGDKVKKGDILTDGSVNLQEYYKYAGVEKVQDYIINEISRIYELQAASISRKHIEVIIRQMFSRIKITDPGTTHLTIGDIVEQSELEKINDEALSKDGEKASGTPLILGITEVSLTRESFLSAASFQNTTRVLINAAIQGKEDHLNGLMENVIIGKLIPAGTGYEGSPKSKAALEYSRKEETESENAEVAERKTEEVK
- the dnaG gene encoding DNA primase produces the protein MNSPVEEIKNRLSVEEVIGSYIELKSHGKTLKALCPFHQEKTPSFVVSPERQSFYCFGCNRGGDIFTFVEEFEGVDFKGALKILSEKAGIDVKLYANDPEAKERIEILHEILDEASKAYRDSYLSSEIAQEYIQNRGITAKISESFNIGFAPDSWSFIHDKLIKKGFKAKDLEAAGLLIEKKNGGYYDRFRNRVMFPINDSSGRVVGFSGRTLSGDEKTAKYINTPETEVFKKRDILFGIDKAKLSIRKLGFAILVEGQMDLVLSHQVGFRNTVATSGTALRGQEEGKAGVSNLELVKRISKNLVIAFDSDKAGKEAAVKNATLALSLGMDVKIAELPDDKDPADMILDDKEKWKAIIKNSKDLIQFQIDEINQKAKSKKDILKRIRDEVFSTIAVVPSSIEKEYYLNSVSEVLGMRSETVFEEFESFINRTQRPKAQNETKVESDSKEDLKWNNKLFIAAKIDVYNKKELALNDDQKNEIGQGLSRSFEEIFEESPEDSLNSADIKEKEKYLFESEAGFKSLQSLQKDVEYLLNRIKIQSLEREARIILQKIKEAENEGDKSKASTSLEEYEAVSKKLQSLKDNV